TAAAAATCTCATCTTCTGGTGTCAAACCTGAGGTGATTCTAATTCACAATCTTTAACAATTTCATATTTGATAGCTGTTGTCGACAAACCTAGGGCAGTATCCATCTGAATAACTTCATCACTCTCATGTTAGCTAGTCATGCGGTCAAGAGTTTGTAGCTGACTTGGCCAGTATCTgaaaagttttattttttctaaattgaGAGTTGATGAATAATCATTATatcctaaaaaaatatttactaattatttgatttgaagGTTTAAACTCCTGGGAAAAAACCCACAATGTACGTCAAATTTGACTGGAGTGGCGACCACCGACGCTACCCATTTCCCATACCGAAAATCCCATCAGCTTAGAAGCAAATGGTGCAATGGACATCAAGAAAAAGACGCCGCACAACCGGCACATCACGGAGGAGAATCGTTAGGGTGATACGACGTGACTCAGGTCCCTCTCTAGTTTTCTAGGCTCCATTTTGCTGTGAGCTGCGGGAGGAGCTCTGCGCAGTTTTATCTCATCCTCCGTTTGAGAGTGCGGggggagagagacagagaggagGGATGGTGAAGGCTGGGAAGCGAAAGAGGTGGGAGAGGGAGAGGCGTATAGGGACAGATAGAGACACTCGCACTATCCCCACTGAACTTTCGCCAGCTTTTCTGACCGTAATCAGTAGAACTCTTTTTGcactttaaaatttattttataagtTATAATTAAACAAAATTCACCACCACAGTACTCATGTATTACATCGCACCACCACTGCAATAAtaggagagagatagagagaggatTGATTGGAAGCGTTGCCCTGAGAGTAGCGTGGTGTGTTGCTGATAAAATCGAGGAGAGGGTGTGAGAGATGGGAAAATGGCGGGGCAGGGGAATCGACCACCTCATCGCCTATgaggaagagggggggggggggggggggggggtctagGGCGCACTGAGAGGTGCGATCCGTCGCATTCAAGGCTCATATATTCTCTCCCACCTCGTGGATTGCCGCGCGgtgaatatttatttttatgtcaCTTTTTTTAGTCTCGCTTTACTCATCCCCCTATCTTGTTGACGCCCACTGTAGTTCCGACACCGCAACCCTAGTCGCAGCGGCAGCGGCAGCGCAGGAAACGAGGAGGCGGGAGGTTTCTTTATCTTCCTTGGTCTCTCCCTTTCATTTTATTTTGGTTACGTTGGGAAGGAAAGCTTGCAGCAGGACTTGCGGCCACGGATCCTTCTCGTCCCgtgccccccctctctctctctctctcttcttcttggaAAATTAGATACTAACCTAACCTTTGCCCTCCCAAAATGCTAGCCCATGCAGCACACGGGAGGGAGACAGAGAAAGAGGCCCGTTAATAATTGAGGACTGCAGCCATAGGTGTAAAACGGCTTGGCGAACAGAGAAAGAGGCCCATTGGTAATTGATGACTGCAACATAGGATTTTCTCTGTAAAACGGCTGGCTTGGCAAACAGTAGTGGCAGAAATAGCCACAGTATCGACCAGCAAAAAATCCGGGAGCGGAGAGAAAAAGGCAATACCCCAAACCTGGAACTGAAAAAGCCACGGCACCCATTTAGTTACGAGACAAAGGAAGAAataattatcatcatcatcataaaaGCATAATATGTGAACTCCCTGTTGATTCTCTCTTTCCCACCCTTGTTCTCTccccccatctctctctctctctctctctctctctctctctcctctcatcATATCGCACACATAGAGAGAAGCAGGGCATAGAGTAGTGAGTGAGAGAGATGGAAGGCCGGAGCGGGAGCGGCGGGTGCGAAGATGGCTCGTGCCTGATGGGCGGTTTCGGCGAGGGCAGCGGCGGCCTCTCGCCGCTCATGATCATGCCTCTCATGGCCTCCCGGTCCATTCTGCCGCCGACTCCACACATTTCTAATAacgctctcttcctccctccctcggCGAGCAACGCCGGCGGCGAGGACTATGATAACAGTGTCATCAAGGCCAAGATCATGGCTCATCCTCAGTACCCTCGCCTCCTCTCCGCCTACGTTAGCTGCCAGAAGGTATGCACAAGCATACATATGTTAACAAGAAAAATGGACACAAACTAAGCTTTGCGTACGATATCGGCAGGTTGGGGCGCCGCCGGAGGTGGTGGCGAGGCTGGAGGAGGCGTGCGCGTCGTCGCTGGTGATGGGGCAGGCTTCGTCGGCGGGGGCGGCGGCCGGGGGTGGAGGGAGTGGTGGAGAGGATCCGGCGTTGGACCAGTTCATGGAGGCCTACTGTGAGATGTTGACCAAGTACGAGCAGGAGCTCTCCAAGCCCTTCAAGGAAGCGATGCTCTTCCTCTCTCGCATTGATGCCCAGTTTgagtccctctccctctctcctccccctcctcctcgagGTATTCTGCCTCTgcccctctctctcttatttatacATGTGTTGTTTGATCTATCTCCACTCTTCTATGTTTGAGAGACGGATAACATATTAATTTACAGAGATGCATGAGAACGTGTGCTTCTTTTTTATAATCTTCTCATTTACCGGGGCTTGTTCCAAAATCTTACGGATCCTCGGAAGTATCTGGTGGTTGACGCCTGGCCTAATTGGTCTCTTCTTGCCtggtttttttaaattattataatcTTTCCCCCAGCTGAATGTGGTCCATGAAATCTGGGAGCTGGCTAGGTTTAATCTATGGGATTGGCACCATATTGAAATGGTTTGTCAGCTCGTGGAATAATACGGATAGCTGCGCGTTTTAACCTACCTTAGCATTCCCCTCCTAGAGGCCTACATAGTCATGGTTTGGAGTAGTTTTTTCTCGTTGACGATGTGTTGTCTTCACTTGCTGGCCAAGCATTCTCAAGGTTGATAGCAATAGAGAGTGACTGCTTTGCTGCGAGGGTTTTATTTTGTCTTGGAAAGTTGAAGTTCTCTCAACATCATTtcaagattttctttttgttattttccctCCCTGCAATCTAGAGGGGAGTGATTAACAGCGAAGCCTGCTAAAGGAAAGAGAGatgcttttccttttcctttttcactTCTCTGGGTGTCTAACTAGTAGCTACATGGTTAAAGTTGAGTGATTTTATCATCTAGGTTGCACCTAGGTAGCCAAGGTGCTATGCTGGTCAAAATGAAGTCTGTTGGCCTATATGGTTGTGCATGGGGGTTATGTTCACATGTGACTCTTGTGAAACCTTTTGCATAGATGGAGAATATCATATGTCTCACTATTGTGCATAAATAAAGATAATAATTCATTTACATGATAATTTGAACCATCATTACTACCCCTCATCgaatctctcttttttgttaTCAT
This portion of the Phoenix dactylifera cultivar Barhee BC4 chromosome 11, palm_55x_up_171113_PBpolish2nd_filt_p, whole genome shotgun sequence genome encodes:
- the LOC103700078 gene encoding homeobox protein knotted-1-like LET6 gives rise to the protein MEGRSGSGGCEDGSCLMGGFGEGSGGLSPLMIMPLMASRSILPPTPHISNNALFLPPSASNAGGEDYDNSVIKAKIMAHPQYPRLLSAYVSCQKVGAPPEVVARLEEACASSLVMGQASSAGAAAGGGGSGGEDPALDQFMEAYCEMLTKYEQELSKPFKEAMLFLSRIDAQFESLSLSPPPPPRVYGEHLERNGSSEEEFDACENYVDPQAEDRELKGQLLRKYSGYLGGLKQEFLKKRKKGKLPKEARQQLLDWWNRHYKWPYPSESQKLALAQSTGLDQKQINNWFINQRKRHWKPSEEMQLVVMDTAHPHYFTDSSLGNPFPLDCAPALL